The following are encoded in a window of bacterium genomic DNA:
- a CDS encoding metallophosphoesterase family protein, translating to MRVAVLADVHANLPALEAVVEDIRKQGADTLWHLGDAVGYGAEPFACLQLLADLDTVLIAGNHEQAACNLAEANGFNSAAADAIRWTRDILTHDARKGLCELPLNAMPAPGVFLFHGLPGSAAGYLRTVETAELVFDHLADRDPRIRAAFFGHTHRPAIFTHLAGRPVHTIEPDEELITAPGRRYMVNPGSVGQPRNSDPRAQYLIYDMDGGRVSFRRVSYDIAAAQERILEAQLPPALAARLSQGI from the coding sequence ATGAGAGTCGCGGTTTTAGCTGACGTCCACGCCAATCTCCCGGCCCTCGAAGCGGTCGTCGAGGACATCAGGAAACAGGGCGCCGATACACTCTGGCACCTCGGGGATGCCGTAGGTTACGGTGCCGAGCCCTTTGCGTGCCTGCAGCTCCTGGCGGACCTGGACACCGTTCTCATCGCAGGCAATCACGAGCAGGCTGCCTGCAACCTGGCCGAAGCTAACGGTTTTAACTCCGCGGCGGCAGACGCCATAAGGTGGACCAGGGATATCCTGACCCACGACGCCCGCAAGGGACTTTGCGAACTCCCGCTTAACGCCATGCCTGCCCCCGGCGTTTTCCTTTTCCACGGCCTCCCCGGTAGCGCAGCCGGCTACCTGCGCACGGTTGAGACGGCCGAACTTGTTTTCGACCACCTGGCGGACAGGGACCCGAGAATAAGGGCCGCATTTTTCGGGCACACTCACCGCCCCGCGATTTTCACCCACCTCGCCGGACGCCCCGTACACACCATTGAGCCGGATGAAGAGCTCATAACGGCTCCCGGTCGGCGATACATGGTCAATCCGGGAAGCGTGGGTCAGCCGCGGAACTCAGATCCTCGAGCCCAGTACCTGATCTACGACATGGATGGAGGTCGCGTGTCCTTCCGCCGCGTCTCCTATGACATCGCCGCGGCCCAGGAGCGGATCCTCGAAGCGCAGCTGCCGCCTGCCCTGGCTGCCCGCCTGTCCCAGGGGATATGA